A genomic segment from Triticum dicoccoides isolate Atlit2015 ecotype Zavitan chromosome 1A, WEW_v2.0, whole genome shotgun sequence encodes:
- the LOC119340425 gene encoding BTB/POZ and MATH domain-containing protein 3-like, whose translation MSFAGASFVAGGRLLQPPAQSAMIYSGTASSGSWWYHLLVVEGYSRVKELPDGRRIRGRTFRAGGYRWALKFYPNGDGIDAAGFMSVCLILDQDVARSVKVHTQFSFIDQVDKQVLSCTRASKAHDFLRKNCGYGRSRFIKREEFEKSQHLKDDCFTIRCDFIIAEAAATFIEVGSDVTFKVGHESFAAHRNILAARSPVFMAELFGPMKEGTMTGAILIQDMEPNVFKAMLGFIYSDLMPKMMKVGGEAEGDADEVTWLRHLLAAADRFDLPRLKSMCEERLSEHIDLSSVTAILGLAAQHHCHGLKEACLEFLKVQSAATLGGVMATSEWRHMSATDPSILNELIAKLASKA comes from the exons ATGTCCTTCGCCGGCGCATCCTTCGTTGCTGGCGGTAGGCTGCTACAGCCACCCGCGCAGTCGGCCATGATCTACTCCGGCACGGCCAGCAGCGGCAGCTGGTGGTATCACCTGCTTGTGGTCGAAGGCTACTCCCGCGTCAAAGAACTGCCCGATGGAAGGAGAATCAGAGGTCGCACCTTCCGAGCTGGAGGTTACCGATGGGCTCTGAAATTCTATCCCAATGGTGATGGCATCGATGCTGCCGGTTTCATGTCCGTTTGTCTCATCCTTGATCAGGATGTTGCACGATCTGTGAAGGTGCATACTCAGTTTAGTTTCATTGATCAGGTTGACAAGCAAGTACTTTCATGCACCCGTGCAAGTAAAGCACATGATTTCTTGAGAAAAAACTGCGGCTATGGTCGAAGTCGATTCATCAAACGAGAGGAATTTGAGAAGTCACAGCATCTCAAGGATGACTGTTTCACCATCCGGTGTGACTTCATCATCGCCGAAGCCGCTGCTACCTTCATTGAG GTTGGCTCTGATGTGACTTTCAAGGTCGGCCATGAGAGTTTTGCTGCTCACCGGAACATTCTCGCAGCACGTTCCCCTGTCTTCATGGCGGAGCTCTTCGGCCCCATGAAGGAGGGGACCATGACGGGTGCCATACTGATACAAGACATGGAGCCGAACGTGTTCAAGGCCATGCTTGGTTTCATCTACAGCGACTTGATGCCCAAGATGATGAAAGTGGGAGGAGAAGCAGAAGGTGACGCCGATGAGGTTACGTGGCTGCGACACTTGCTTGCTGCGGCGGATAGGTTTGATCTCCCGCGGCTCAAGTCGATGTGTGAAGAGAGGCTATCGGAGCACATAGATTTGAGCTCGGTGACAGCCATCCTTGGTCTGGCAGCGCAGCACCATTGCCACGGACTTAAGGAGGCCTGCCtggagttcctcaaagtacaatctgCTGCAACCTTGGGAGGAGTCATGGCGACCAGCGAGTGGCGACACATGTCTGCAACTGATCCCTCCATTTTGAATGAgctcatcgccaagcttgcctcgaaAGCTTAG